A section of the Flaviflexus equikiangi genome encodes:
- a CDS encoding ABC transporter ATP-binding protein, with amino-acid sequence MTARVRLSIENLHKTYPARNRRDKGTEVLRDINVDVFDGEFLTIVGPSGAGKTTLLRTVSGLLDSTSGRVLLDGKEIVGPPREIALVFQDYSRSLYPWMTVAKNIGLPLKAHGVERAEIAKRVEAALFNVGLAGVGDRYPWQLSGGMQQRVAIARAVAYRPEVMILDEPFASVDAQTRNDLEDLLLRVKEQTNSTFVFVTHDVDEAVYLSDRVAILSKTPSRIERVIDINLPRERNQLETRALPEFSAYRAEIFGTIRNLVVPADQGPSPEYSI; translated from the coding sequence ATGACCGCCCGTGTTCGACTCAGTATCGAAAATCTCCATAAGACCTATCCGGCGCGAAACCGTCGAGACAAGGGAACGGAGGTCCTACGAGACATCAACGTGGACGTCTTCGACGGGGAATTCCTCACGATCGTCGGCCCGTCGGGGGCAGGCAAGACGACGCTACTGCGGACCGTGTCGGGGCTCCTCGACTCGACGAGCGGCAGGGTCCTTCTCGACGGCAAGGAGATCGTTGGACCTCCCCGCGAGATCGCCCTCGTGTTCCAGGACTACTCCAGGTCCCTCTACCCGTGGATGACGGTGGCGAAGAACATCGGCCTCCCGCTCAAGGCCCACGGTGTCGAGCGAGCCGAGATCGCCAAGCGTGTTGAGGCCGCTCTGTTCAACGTCGGCCTGGCAGGCGTGGGAGACAGGTACCCGTGGCAGCTGTCCGGGGGCATGCAGCAGCGCGTCGCAATCGCACGTGCCGTGGCCTACCGTCCCGAGGTCATGATCCTCGACGAACCGTTCGCTTCAGTCGATGCTCAGACCCGCAATGATCTCGAGGACCTGCTCCTGCGGGTGAAGGAGCAGACGAACTCGACCTTCGTGTTCGTCACCCACGACGTCGACGAGGCGGTCTACCTGTCCGACCGCGTCGCCATCCTCTCGAAGACGCCCTCCCGGATCGAGCGTGTCATCGACATCAACCTGCCCCGGGAGAGAAATCAGTTGGAGACACGGGCACTGCCCGAGTTCTCGGCCTATCGGGCAGAAATCTTCGGCACGATACGAAATCTGGTCGTGCCTGCCGATCAGGGCCCATCGCCCGAATACTCGATCTAA
- a CDS encoding aspartate kinase yields MSLVVQKYGGSSVSDAAALKRVAARIVETKKAGNDVVVVVSAMGDTTDDLLDLAAQVTADPPAREMDILLTAGERVSMALLAMAVTELGVPAHAYTGQQAGLRTDNHYGKASIVGIVPERIARDVKDGSVAIIAGFQGVNELNDVTTLGRGGSDTTAVALAAAMHADVCEIYTDVDGLFSADPRIVPAARRVQSLDYEETLELAGQGAKILHLRAVEFARKYNVPLHVRSSYSELEGTWIMNTDERDMESPIITGIAHDRSQSKLSILGVPDIPGKAAKVFGKVAEVGANIDMIVQNVAASEPDKTDISFTLPHDSAAVALKAIEDMKEELQYREVTFNEKVGKLSLIGAGMRSHPGVSAKLFGALAEAGINIDMISTSEIRISVVVRIDELDKAVRAVHTAFDLDAEDTQAVVYGGTGR; encoded by the coding sequence GTGAGCCTAGTAGTCCAGAAATACGGTGGATCGTCCGTGTCTGACGCCGCCGCTCTCAAGCGCGTCGCCGCTCGCATCGTCGAGACGAAGAAGGCCGGAAACGATGTTGTTGTCGTCGTCTCTGCCATGGGCGACACGACCGACGACCTTCTCGACCTTGCGGCGCAGGTGACGGCCGACCCGCCCGCCAGGGAGATGGATATTCTTCTCACGGCGGGAGAACGCGTCTCCATGGCACTGCTGGCCATGGCGGTGACAGAACTCGGTGTTCCCGCCCACGCATACACCGGGCAGCAGGCAGGCCTGCGCACCGACAACCATTACGGCAAAGCCTCCATTGTCGGCATCGTTCCCGAGCGTATCGCCCGCGACGTCAAGGACGGGTCGGTTGCCATCATCGCCGGCTTCCAGGGCGTCAACGAACTGAACGACGTCACGACTCTCGGCCGCGGCGGCTCCGACACGACAGCGGTTGCGCTCGCGGCCGCCATGCATGCCGATGTGTGCGAGATCTACACGGATGTCGACGGTCTTTTCTCGGCAGACCCCCGCATCGTTCCCGCCGCCCGGCGCGTCCAGTCCCTCGACTATGAGGAGACGCTGGAGCTGGCCGGGCAGGGCGCAAAGATTCTTCACCTGCGTGCCGTCGAGTTCGCACGTAAATACAACGTGCCTCTTCACGTGCGCTCGTCATATTCCGAACTGGAAGGAACCTGGATCATGAACACGGACGAGAGGGACATGGAGTCCCCCATCATCACCGGCATCGCCCACGACCGTTCGCAGTCGAAGCTCTCCATCCTCGGTGTTCCTGACATTCCGGGCAAGGCCGCGAAGGTGTTCGGCAAGGTCGCGGAGGTCGGTGCCAACATCGACATGATCGTGCAGAACGTCGCAGCCTCCGAACCCGACAAGACCGATATCTCGTTCACGCTTCCTCACGACAGTGCCGCGGTTGCGCTCAAAGCCATCGAGGACATGAAAGAGGAGCTGCAGTACAGGGAGGTCACCTTCAACGAGAAGGTCGGCAAACTCTCCCTCATCGGGGCCGGCATGAGGTCCCACCCGGGTGTGTCCGCGAAACTCTTCGGGGCGCTGGCAGAGGCCGGGATCAACATCGACATGATTTCCACGTCCGAGATCCGCATCTCTGTCGTGGTTCGCATCGATGAACTCGATAAGGCTGTGCGTGCCGTCCACACCGCATTCGACCTGGATGCTGAAGACACGCAGGCAGTTGTTTACGGAGGGACAGGACGATGA
- a CDS encoding SDR family NAD(P)-dependent oxidoreductase, which produces MTTLFLTGAGRGVGAALADRLSETWSLILLARNEDSARLLRERYPSSSIVIGDLSERNAAATIASQIPESSLDAFVSCAGIEGASPLETMADDFLRDVYTVNVLTPILLTKALLPRLREARGTVVYVGSTAATADFPGWLPYSTSKAALEKAASVLRAEERTIRVSTVTPGRIDTDMQRDMAAKADRRFDPSTAMSPDSVAWAIQMVLEAPSDSVIDRLTITPNR; this is translated from the coding sequence ATGACAACACTTTTCCTCACCGGCGCGGGACGCGGGGTCGGCGCGGCGCTTGCCGATCGGCTTTCCGAGACGTGGTCTCTCATCCTTCTCGCACGCAACGAGGACAGTGCTCGGCTCCTGCGGGAGCGCTACCCTTCTTCCTCGATCGTGATCGGCGACCTGTCAGAGAGGAATGCGGCAGCGACCATCGCGTCCCAGATACCGGAGAGCAGCCTGGATGCCTTCGTGTCCTGCGCTGGCATTGAAGGAGCGTCACCGCTTGAAACTATGGCGGACGACTTCTTGCGGGACGTGTACACCGTCAACGTGCTCACCCCGATCCTTCTCACCAAGGCACTCCTTCCCCGCCTGCGCGAGGCTCGGGGCACGGTTGTCTATGTTGGCTCGACTGCCGCGACTGCCGACTTCCCCGGCTGGCTCCCCTATTCGACCTCGAAGGCCGCCCTCGAGAAGGCGGCCTCGGTGTTGCGGGCGGAGGAGCGCACGATCCGGGTCAGCACGGTGACCCCGGGCCGCATTGATACGGACATGCAGAGGGACATGGCGGCCAAGGCGGATCGTCGCTTCGATCCATCCACCGCCATGTCCCCCGATTCGGTTGCATGGGCGATTCAGATGGTGCTGGAAGCACCTTCTGATTCAGTCATTGATCGGCTCACCATCACCCCGAACCGCTAG
- a CDS encoding ABC transporter permease produces MTIDYRRAPVRTGLAVGTALVLLLAWEIAALTDVIPTRFAPSPSQILGELGGMIATSALWSAIGATLYAWAQALALAVTAGTAIGLALGSSRYFSALFGPILDFLKPIPSIAMIPLVIFTIGSGKNAEVFLATYGAFFQMLMSSISATRMIDPVGRDTADAYSFGFWTRLRYVIVPSMLPQLMTGIRIASNTALIFCITAELLMGMAGLGSALGAAGSAGNLTVMYAYIVVIGIVGFSLNTGLLALQKRILSWHESYRNEAA; encoded by the coding sequence ATGACCATTGATTACAGGAGGGCACCGGTCCGTACAGGTCTTGCGGTCGGCACTGCCCTCGTTCTTCTCCTCGCGTGGGAGATCGCCGCCCTGACCGATGTCATCCCGACACGGTTCGCGCCCTCTCCGAGCCAGATCCTGGGCGAGCTCGGCGGTATGATCGCCACCTCCGCGCTGTGGTCCGCGATCGGTGCGACGCTCTACGCGTGGGCACAAGCGCTTGCGCTTGCTGTCACGGCGGGAACCGCGATCGGTCTGGCTCTGGGTTCCTCTCGCTACTTCTCCGCCCTGTTCGGGCCGATCCTCGATTTCCTCAAGCCGATCCCGTCGATCGCGATGATTCCGCTCGTCATCTTCACCATCGGCTCGGGCAAGAATGCCGAGGTCTTCCTCGCGACCTACGGGGCGTTCTTCCAGATGCTCATGTCGTCGATATCGGCGACCCGCATGATCGATCCCGTCGGCCGGGACACTGCCGATGCGTATTCCTTCGGCTTCTGGACGAGACTCCGCTACGTGATCGTGCCGAGCATGCTTCCTCAGCTCATGACGGGCATCCGGATCGCCTCCAACACGGCGCTGATCTTCTGCATCACGGCCGAACTGCTCATGGGGATGGCGGGGCTCGGCAGTGCACTTGGGGCAGCCGGCTCTGCCGGCAACCTGACGGTCATGTACGCCTACATCGTCGTCATCGGAATTGTTGGATTCTCCCTCAATACGGGGCTTCTGGCGCTTCAGAAGAGGATCCTGTCCTGGCACGAGTCCTACCGAAACGAGGCCGCATGA
- a CDS encoding aspartate-semialdehyde dehydrogenase, which yields MSITLAVVGATGQVGHVMRALLEERGTKVGTVRFFASARSAGKELTFNGETVVVEDVATADLSGIDIALFSAGGATSKEYAPKFAAAGAVVVDNSSAWRKDPDVPLVVSEVNPGALKNRPKGIIANPNCTTMAAMPVLKPLHDAAGLRRLIVSSYQAVSGSGLAGVQELAGQVTAGVSQDLAALATDGSAVELPAPKTYVAPIAFNVVALAGSLVDDASNETDEEQKLRFESRKILDIPELAVAGTCVRVPVFTGHGLSINAEFESSIDVEQAKSLLEGAPGVKLVDVPTPLEAAGQDPSLVGRLRVDQSVPDGKGLAMFVVGDNLRKGAALNTIQIAELLIEELTA from the coding sequence ATGAGTATCACTCTCGCAGTAGTTGGCGCCACAGGGCAGGTCGGTCACGTCATGCGTGCCCTCCTCGAAGAGCGCGGCACGAAGGTGGGCACAGTCCGCTTCTTCGCATCCGCACGCTCCGCAGGCAAAGAACTCACCTTCAACGGTGAGACGGTTGTTGTCGAAGACGTTGCCACGGCAGACCTCTCCGGCATCGACATCGCACTCTTCTCCGCCGGCGGCGCAACATCGAAGGAATATGCCCCGAAGTTCGCGGCCGCGGGAGCAGTCGTCGTCGATAACAGCTCGGCATGGCGGAAGGATCCCGATGTTCCCCTCGTCGTGTCCGAAGTGAATCCGGGAGCGTTGAAGAATCGCCCCAAGGGCATCATCGCGAACCCGAACTGCACGACGATGGCGGCGATGCCGGTGCTGAAGCCCCTCCATGATGCGGCAGGCCTGCGCCGCCTCATCGTCTCCTCCTATCAGGCCGTTTCCGGTTCCGGCCTTGCCGGAGTCCAGGAGCTTGCCGGACAGGTCACGGCCGGAGTGAGCCAGGATCTGGCAGCTCTCGCGACAGACGGCTCAGCCGTCGAGCTTCCCGCCCCGAAGACATACGTTGCACCCATCGCGTTCAACGTGGTTGCGCTCGCGGGCAGCCTCGTCGACGATGCCAGCAACGAAACGGACGAGGAGCAGAAGCTTCGCTTCGAATCCCGCAAGATTCTCGACATTCCTGAGCTTGCCGTGGCGGGCACCTGCGTGCGCGTCCCCGTCTTCACCGGCCACGGCCTCTCCATCAACGCCGAGTTCGAGTCCAGCATCGACGTCGAGCAGGCGAAGTCCTTGCTCGAGGGGGCTCCCGGCGTCAAGCTCGTCGACGTTCCGACCCCGCTCGAGGCGGCCGGTCAGGACCCCTCGCTCGTGGGACGCCTGCGTGTCGACCAGTCCGTCCCCGACGGCAAGGGTCTCGCCATGTTCGTCGTGGGCGACAACCTTCGCAAGGGTGCGGCCTTGAACACGATCCAGATTGCTGAGCTCCTCATCGAGGAACTGACCGCATAA
- a CDS encoding class I adenylate-forming enzyme family protein, whose protein sequence is MTSAGVSGNIGDAVSRFDPAAPALTETDGEQLAVTYGELGLRIASAQQALAQRGVRPGDRVAIIGLNSLAWVVAFYAIMRAGAVAVPISHKLPPSALDFVLDDARPTLVLTDTADRAAGTRPILLDDLRGGDVALDDVRAADVVESDPAMVLYTSGSTGRPKGVVRSHGSHRWIMSHAEQGQHRTILVAAPLYHMNGLATVQGAFLQGDHVILQSVFDAKGYLRAIADHRVTKTTGVPPMMALALREKALIDELDLSSVTEHLFGSAPLSDELIDMIADVFPRATLTISYGTTETGPVAFAPHPDMPTPKNSVGVAHPQVRVRLLADDGTVLVEDGQSASSSVTGEITGNLALASPAEFTAYLNRPDRPVDAEGFYATGDLFRRDEEGFYFFSGRVDDMFVSGGENVHPAAVEKVLEEHPGVLQAVVVPVTDAVKGAKPVAFVIPKDGATVSEQALKDWVLARMEPYAHPRHVYFVDEFPLSGTNKIDRKSLGSEDHDH, encoded by the coding sequence TCGGCGATGCTGTGTCTCGGTTCGATCCCGCTGCTCCCGCCCTGACGGAGACAGATGGGGAGCAGTTAGCAGTCACCTACGGTGAACTCGGCCTCCGCATCGCTTCCGCCCAGCAGGCCCTTGCACAGAGGGGCGTCCGTCCCGGGGATCGAGTCGCCATCATCGGCCTGAACTCGCTCGCGTGGGTCGTGGCGTTCTACGCGATCATGAGGGCGGGGGCTGTGGCTGTTCCGATCAGCCATAAGCTGCCACCATCCGCTCTGGACTTTGTGCTTGACGATGCCCGGCCGACACTGGTCCTCACGGACACTGCGGACCGTGCGGCCGGAACTCGCCCCATCCTGCTCGATGACCTCCGTGGCGGGGACGTGGCGCTCGACGATGTTCGCGCCGCTGATGTTGTCGAGAGCGATCCTGCCATGGTGCTGTACACGTCTGGCTCGACCGGCAGGCCCAAGGGTGTTGTCCGCTCCCACGGCTCCCATCGGTGGATCATGTCCCACGCCGAACAGGGACAGCATCGGACCATTCTCGTTGCCGCACCCCTCTACCACATGAACGGCTTGGCCACGGTGCAGGGTGCTTTCCTCCAGGGAGATCACGTGATCCTCCAGTCGGTCTTCGATGCGAAAGGCTACCTTCGTGCGATTGCAGACCATCGGGTCACGAAGACGACTGGAGTGCCGCCCATGATGGCATTGGCGCTGCGGGAGAAGGCCTTGATCGACGAGCTCGATCTGAGTTCCGTGACGGAGCATCTGTTCGGTTCAGCGCCGCTGAGCGACGAGCTCATTGACATGATCGCGGACGTGTTCCCCCGCGCGACGTTGACGATCAGCTACGGGACGACAGAGACGGGCCCAGTTGCTTTCGCGCCCCACCCGGACATGCCCACACCGAAGAACTCCGTCGGAGTCGCCCACCCGCAGGTGCGGGTCCGTCTTCTTGCTGACGATGGCACGGTGCTCGTCGAGGACGGCCAGTCAGCCTCCAGCAGCGTGACGGGAGAGATCACCGGGAATCTTGCCCTCGCATCCCCCGCCGAGTTCACCGCCTACCTCAACCGTCCCGACCGTCCGGTCGACGCGGAGGGCTTCTACGCGACCGGTGATCTCTTCCGGCGCGACGAAGAGGGGTTCTATTTCTTCTCTGGACGAGTCGATGACATGTTCGTCTCCGGCGGGGAGAACGTCCACCCGGCGGCAGTCGAGAAGGTCCTGGAGGAGCATCCAGGTGTGCTCCAGGCCGTTGTCGTCCCCGTGACCGATGCCGTGAAGGGAGCGAAACCTGTCGCCTTCGTCATCCCCAAGGACGGTGCAACCGTATCCGAGCAGGCACTCAAGGACTGGGTGTTGGCCCGCATGGAGCCCTACGCACATCCGCGTCACGTCTACTTCGTGGACGAGTTCCCCCTCTCCGGCACGAACAAGATCGACAGGAAATCTCTCGGGTCGGAGGATCATGACCATTGA
- a CDS encoding ABC transporter substrate-binding protein → MELLGKATALALTGLFALAACSSDDALEETADGLTKLTVYHITTVDSTPLYLGVEEGFFEEEGLDVEVKIAESGSAIIPSVVNGESPIGYANVVSDLAAIDQGLDIKLVSNCCGVAGTSDETSSRVFVLEDSDIQGPEDLAGKTIAVNSTKNLGDVTIPVALENQGIDASTIEYVPMNFADMSAALERGDVDAIWMVEPFQTIAYDNGYRPVLANFAEAFPNSTLGYYITSGDFADENPETVAAFQRALDRTNEYASENHDKLRELAVSEIGLTEDVASRIAFATFEPGLDTESVETYAKAAVDFGIISKEPDYSSIFVQPGN, encoded by the coding sequence ATGGAATTACTTGGCAAAGCGACAGCATTGGCACTGACCGGACTGTTCGCCCTCGCGGCCTGCTCGTCGGATGATGCTCTCGAGGAAACAGCAGACGGACTGACGAAGCTCACGGTCTACCACATCACGACCGTCGACTCGACGCCGCTCTACCTCGGAGTCGAGGAGGGCTTCTTCGAGGAGGAGGGCCTTGACGTCGAGGTGAAGATCGCCGAATCCGGTTCCGCGATCATTCCGTCCGTCGTCAACGGTGAAAGCCCCATCGGCTACGCGAACGTCGTCTCTGACCTTGCCGCCATCGATCAGGGTCTCGACATCAAGCTCGTCTCCAACTGCTGCGGTGTCGCAGGCACATCCGATGAGACAAGCTCGCGCGTGTTCGTCCTCGAGGATTCCGACATCCAGGGCCCCGAGGACCTCGCGGGAAAGACGATTGCCGTGAACTCGACGAAGAACCTCGGAGACGTGACGATCCCGGTTGCTCTCGAGAACCAGGGTATTGACGCCTCGACCATCGAGTACGTTCCGATGAACTTCGCCGACATGTCGGCAGCCCTGGAACGCGGCGACGTGGATGCGATCTGGATGGTTGAGCCATTCCAGACTATCGCCTACGACAACGGTTACCGTCCCGTGCTTGCGAACTTTGCGGAAGCGTTCCCCAACTCGACACTCGGCTACTACATCACCTCCGGAGACTTTGCGGACGAGAATCCGGAGACGGTGGCAGCATTCCAGCGTGCACTCGACCGTACGAACGAGTACGCGTCAGAGAACCATGACAAGCTCCGCGAGCTCGCCGTGTCCGAAATCGGACTGACCGAGGACGTTGCCTCCCGCATCGCCTTCGCGACCTTCGAGCCGGGACTCGATACCGAGTCCGTGGAAACATACGCGAAGGCCGCAGTCGACTTCGGCATCATCTCCAAGGAGCCCGACTACTCCTCGATCTTCGTCCAGCCCGGCAACTAG
- the recR gene encoding recombination mediator RecR, with protein sequence MAGVYDGAVQDLIDELGRLPGIGPKSAQRIAFHILSADETDVQALIDAMTAVKSKVRFCTVCGNVTELEVCKICSDPRRVDSVICVVEEPKDIVAVERTREYRGRYHVLGGTINPIEGVGPEDLRIRQLFTRLSDGKVQEIIIATDPNIEGEATASYLIRSLAPMGVNVSRLASGLPVGGDLEYADEITLSRAFEGRTMVHRTSGGDSID encoded by the coding sequence GTGGCAGGTGTGTACGACGGTGCCGTCCAGGACCTGATCGACGAGCTCGGTCGGTTGCCCGGCATCGGACCCAAGAGTGCCCAGCGCATCGCCTTCCACATCCTCTCCGCCGATGAGACCGACGTTCAGGCGCTGATCGATGCGATGACGGCGGTGAAGTCGAAGGTCCGGTTCTGCACCGTGTGCGGGAACGTGACGGAGCTGGAGGTCTGCAAGATCTGTTCCGACCCGAGACGGGTGGACTCGGTGATCTGCGTCGTGGAGGAGCCGAAAGACATTGTCGCAGTGGAACGGACCCGCGAGTATCGTGGCCGCTACCATGTGCTCGGTGGAACGATCAACCCTATCGAGGGAGTGGGCCCCGAAGACTTGCGGATCCGCCAGCTCTTCACCCGCCTCTCCGATGGCAAGGTGCAGGAGATCATCATCGCCACCGACCCCAACATCGAGGGCGAAGCGACAGCGTCCTATCTCATCCGTTCGCTCGCACCGATGGGTGTCAACGTGTCTCGTCTCGCCTCTGGCCTCCCCGTCGGGGGAGATCTCGAGTATGCAGACGAGATCACTCTCTCCCGGGCCTTCGAGGGCCGAACCATGGTCCATAGGACTTCCGGCGGCGACAGCATCGACTGA
- a CDS encoding ABC transporter permease: protein MKKPMSLALGLLGTGIVLLLWWVTSNQSRELYYPPAQDVLESVWAYWFMGEGRADLLSSLANLSRGLLLGIGGGFLLGLIIGQVRFVRYGLTPTLEFVRAIPGTALIPFAIVIFGLGDQMKIFIIALGTLFPVLLNVIDGVRSIPRESHDTAKSFGITGWAKQRFVIIPAVMPRAVAGITVAIPLSLILVVTSEMRGSRDGIGAFLITASNSFNQSAVWGVIILLGVLGFTLTTVFTLIENRLLAWDRGLHGRDNT from the coding sequence ATGAAAAAGCCAATGTCGCTGGCGCTGGGTCTCCTCGGCACCGGTATTGTTCTTCTTCTCTGGTGGGTGACATCCAACCAGTCCCGCGAGCTCTACTATCCGCCTGCCCAGGACGTCCTTGAATCCGTGTGGGCCTACTGGTTCATGGGGGAGGGGCGTGCCGACCTCCTCTCGAGCCTGGCGAACCTTTCCCGGGGGCTCCTTCTCGGCATCGGCGGCGGGTTCCTCCTCGGCCTCATCATCGGGCAGGTCAGGTTTGTCCGCTACGGTCTGACGCCGACGCTCGAGTTCGTTCGCGCCATCCCCGGCACCGCCCTTATCCCTTTCGCGATCGTGATCTTCGGACTCGGGGACCAGATGAAGATCTTCATCATTGCACTCGGCACACTCTTCCCCGTGCTCCTCAACGTCATCGATGGAGTGCGGTCGATCCCTCGAGAATCGCATGACACGGCGAAGAGCTTCGGCATCACGGGATGGGCGAAGCAGCGTTTCGTCATCATCCCCGCCGTTATGCCCCGCGCGGTCGCAGGAATCACGGTCGCGATCCCGCTCTCCCTCATCCTCGTCGTCACGAGCGAGATGAGAGGGTCTCGGGATGGCATCGGAGCGTTCCTCATCACTGCGTCAAACTCTTTCAACCAGAGTGCCGTATGGGGCGTCATCATCCTCCTCGGCGTCCTCGGATTCACTCTCACCACCGTCTTCACGCTTATCGAAAATCGTCTGCTGGCCTGGGATCGCGGCCTGCATGGAAGGGACAACACATGA
- a CDS encoding DNA polymerase III subunit gamma and tau, whose amino-acid sequence MSTALYRRYRPETFEQVVGQEHVTVPLMAALEGDRTNHAYLFSGPRGCGKTTSARILARCLNCAEGPTATPCGECESCRELSRGGTGSLDVVEMDAASHGGVDDARELRERASFAPLRDRYKVFIIDEAHMVSNQGFNALLKLVEEPPPHVKFIFATTEPEKVIGTIRSRTHHYPFRLVPPGILETYLADLARQENVEVGDGVLPLVVRAGTGSVRDSLSVLDQLIGGAAGNTLDYQTAISLLGYTDGALLDSAVDAIANVDGGALFTAVANVVESGHDPRRFVEDLLERLRDLVVLSLAGESAADVLSTIPEDQLARMMDQAERLGASRATTCADLTNRALSDMVGATSPRLQLELLCAKLLLAATSVTPAVQGAGVSLADARAAARSFKKAEAPPAAPAQEAPQAAPPEPREKPAVQAPGRLVPPQEPAPRATVQKEEPARESDEEKLSRIRSMWADITADRRVPRGTNDFIRQHGKVAVVEGVLRFDFPTQELARSFEARAGEIQTVIREKLGEPLVVHFGVTGTPRETADDPEGDSRAPSVAAATERHTVSQGEPPVRRSEETAVPAQQGAMSAIARASARSAGSRDSAASPEEPRGTSPAALPPMRGGGAEIASSDFPHGEPTPPDDDEYGSIPEQLPPDLPDIVMEDFPKPPPAAMPKFPAPPPREAPSMGGVVPNRTGGVFSRLAESRSVESAPEEEIVDVEHEHELVSHDDPLALEAQGIGLSVVLDVLNATIIEEVEET is encoded by the coding sequence GTGAGCACTGCACTGTATCGACGCTATCGGCCCGAAACCTTTGAACAGGTCGTGGGCCAGGAGCACGTGACCGTCCCGCTCATGGCAGCCCTCGAGGGGGACCGCACCAACCACGCCTATCTGTTCTCCGGACCCCGCGGGTGCGGAAAGACCACGTCGGCTCGGATTCTTGCCAGATGCCTCAACTGCGCTGAGGGCCCCACGGCAACCCCGTGCGGTGAGTGCGAATCGTGCCGCGAGCTGTCTCGCGGCGGCACAGGCTCTCTCGATGTGGTCGAGATGGATGCAGCATCCCATGGCGGCGTGGACGATGCTCGAGAGCTGCGCGAACGGGCCAGTTTTGCCCCGCTCCGCGACCGCTACAAGGTCTTCATCATCGACGAGGCCCACATGGTCTCAAACCAGGGTTTCAATGCCCTCCTCAAGCTTGTTGAGGAGCCGCCCCCGCACGTCAAGTTCATTTTCGCCACGACGGAGCCGGAGAAAGTGATCGGAACCATCCGGTCACGCACCCACCACTATCCATTCCGGCTCGTCCCGCCCGGGATTCTCGAGACCTATCTCGCGGATCTCGCGAGGCAGGAGAACGTCGAGGTCGGAGACGGTGTGCTGCCGCTCGTCGTGCGAGCAGGGACAGGCTCCGTACGAGACAGCCTGTCTGTTCTCGACCAGCTTATCGGCGGCGCCGCAGGCAACACGCTCGACTACCAGACCGCGATCTCCCTTCTCGGATATACGGACGGGGCGCTGCTCGACTCCGCGGTCGATGCGATCGCGAACGTCGATGGTGGCGCGCTCTTCACCGCCGTCGCCAACGTCGTCGAATCCGGTCACGATCCGCGCCGCTTCGTCGAGGACCTCCTCGAACGCCTCCGCGACCTCGTCGTCCTGTCGCTTGCGGGAGAGTCTGCCGCTGATGTCCTCTCGACAATCCCGGAGGACCAGCTCGCGCGCATGATGGACCAGGCGGAGCGTCTTGGAGCCAGCCGGGCCACGACGTGCGCTGATCTCACGAATAGGGCCCTCTCAGACATGGTGGGGGCAACCTCTCCACGGCTCCAGCTCGAACTCCTGTGTGCGAAGCTCCTCCTGGCGGCCACGAGCGTCACGCCCGCAGTGCAGGGCGCGGGAGTGAGCTTGGCGGATGCTCGGGCGGCCGCGAGGAGCTTCAAGAAGGCGGAGGCTCCCCCCGCAGCTCCCGCGCAGGAAGCACCGCAGGCTGCTCCGCCCGAACCGCGGGAGAAGCCTGCCGTGCAGGCACCCGGCCGTCTCGTGCCGCCGCAAGAACCAGCGCCACGTGCCACGGTGCAGAAAGAAGAACCTGCTCGAGAATCGGATGAGGAGAAGCTGTCTCGCATCCGATCCATGTGGGCTGACATCACGGCCGATCGCAGGGTACCGCGGGGCACGAACGATTTCATTCGCCAACACGGCAAGGTTGCGGTTGTCGAGGGCGTCCTTCGTTTCGACTTCCCGACGCAAGAACTTGCCCGCTCCTTCGAAGCCCGTGCCGGAGAGATCCAAACGGTGATCAGGGAGAAGCTCGGAGAACCGCTGGTCGTCCACTTCGGGGTCACCGGCACTCCGCGCGAGACCGCCGACGATCCGGAGGGTGACTCACGGGCACCATCGGTAGCCGCTGCCACTGAACGGCACACAGTTTCCCAGGGTGAACCTCCGGTTCGCCGCAGCGAGGAGACGGCCGTACCCGCCCAGCAGGGCGCGATGTCCGCAATCGCGCGTGCCTCCGCACGGTCGGCCGGAAGCCGTGATTCGGCCGCCTCTCCCGAGGAGCCGCGTGGAACATCGCCCGCAGCCCTACCGCCGATGCGTGGAGGCGGCGCAGAGATCGCCTCATCCGATTTTCCGCACGGGGAACCAACACCCCCGGACGACGACGAGTACGGCAGCATCCCCGAACAGCTGCCCCCCGATCTGCCCGATATCGTCATGGAGGACTTCCCGAAGCCTCCCCCCGCCGCTATGCCGAAGTTCCCTGCCCCGCCCCCGCGCGAGGCTCCGAGCATGGGAGGCGTGGTACCGAACCGGACCGGGGGAGTGTTCTCCCGGCTGGCCGAATCACGGAGCGTCGAATCAGCCCCAGAAGAAGAAATCGTCGATGTTGAGCACGAGCACGAGCTCGTATCGCATGACGACCCGCTGGCTCTCGAAGCGCAGGGCATTGGTTTGAGCGTCGTTCTTGACGTGCTGAACGCAACCATCATCGAAGAAGTTGAGGAGACATAG